The following proteins come from a genomic window of Candidatus Dadabacteria bacterium:
- a CDS encoding Fic family protein, whose amino-acid sequence MKSPLASIALFLAQLHHHFIFIHPFDDGNVECACC is encoded by the coding sequence ATAAAATCTCCATTAGCTTCAATCGCACTCTTCCTAGCGCAATTGCATCACCACTTCATCTTTATTCATCCGTTTGACGACGGTAACGTAGAGTGCGCCTGCTGCTAA